Below is a genomic region from Deltaproteobacteria bacterium.
CCGGTCGCGGTCCCTCGGCTGCCCGACGCTCCCCGGGTTCAGAAGCGCCCGCTCTCCCGGCAGAAGGCGGAACTCCTTCGCGGGAACGGGCTCCACCCGGCCGTCCCTCCGTCGGACGAACCCGCCCGCCGCGTGGGTGTGACCGAAGAAGATCGGCCCCGTCGCCACGGACGCGAAGAGGGTCGAAAGTTCCTGGGCCGCGTGGTCGACGGAATCGACGTACCGGCCCGGTTCGCTGGGGGCTCCGTGGACGAGGAGCGCGCCGCCCTCGATGAACCGCTGGACGGGAAGGCGGGAAAGGTAGTCGCGGCTCTCCGGGGAGATCCGGTCCCGCGACCAAAGGGCCGCCTTCCGCGCCGTGGCGTGGAAGTTCCGACCCGTGGCGCGGCCGCACGCCACGGCGTCGTGGTTCCCGGAAACGCCGGCCGCCGTGTTCGCCATCGCCCAGCGGATGCACTCTTCCGGTTGTGCGTTGTACCCGGCGAGGTCCCCGAGGTGATAGATCCGGTCCGGCCGACGGCGGGTGAACTCCGACTCGACCGCCGAGAGGGCGTCGAAATTGGAATGTATGTCGGAAAGGATGGCGACGTTCAAGCGGTGACGGCCAAGGCCCTCCCCATACCGGGCGGAAACACCCGGGAGGTCCGTTTCCTGGCCGAATATTCCCGGACGAGGTCCATGAAGATGTCGAGCTCGTACCGCCGGTCGGCCCGCGTCCCGTCGAAGTAGAAGACCCGGACGGGCAGGCCGTCGCAATCGCGCGAGAGGCGCGGGTAGATCGCTTCCGAGACGATCCCGTTCATGCAGGAGAACGGGTTGATGTCCAGCACCCCGTCGGCCCCCTTCCGGTGCAGGTAGACCGTCTTCGCCACAGAGAGGAGCATCTCCCCCAGCGTTCCTTCGGGAACGAGGTACGGCCGGGCGAGGTCAAGCACGTCGCGGATGTCGTCGGCTTCCTCGTAGCCACGGAAGTCGTCGCCGAACACCCCGTGCAGTTCCAGCTCGTCCTTGCGCTGGAAGTGCCACTTCAGCCGCGCGCCGAACATCTCGAAGGTCAGCTGCTTCCGGAAGCGCTTCAGCAGGTGGAGTTGGGCGGCGTTGGTGTACCAGAGCCATTCGCTGACGTCGGAGATCCAGCACTCCCCCCCCGCCTCCTCGACCTTGCGCACGACGTCGTCGTTGCTGAACGTGTTGAGCCGGCAGAAGATCTCCCCCACGATGCCGATGAGCGGCCGGGGATCGGAGAAGTCGGCCGGGACGTCGCGGAGCATCCTTCGTCCGCGGACGAGGGATTCCTTGAGGCGAGCCATCCGCTCCTTCGGGTTCCTCCCGCGGGATTCGACCGTGGCGCACAGGTCGGACAGCGCCGCCTGGTACGCCGCGTCGGACGCCCCTTTCTCCAGTTCGTACGGACGGGTCCGCAGCAGGAGCTTCGTCAGCAGCTCGCCGCCGATCATCGCCCTCCACGCCGTGCGGAGCAGCTCGTCGGCATGCTCCCCGACCCCGCTGTACCCGTCCTCGCACGTCGGGGAGACGACCGTGACGCCGTCGAACCCCATCTCCCTCAGGACTCCCTTGATGTAGGAGCCGTACTGGCCGAACCGGCACGGTCCGTCCGAGGTGGGCATGAAGATCGCCATCCGGTCGGCTTTGATCCCGCCGTGCACGAGGAGTTTCAGCGCGTCCCCCAGCGTCACCTTGAGGGGAAGGCACTCCTCGCCGGAGGAGTGGCGCCCCCCGAGGACCATCGTCTCCTCGTCGGAGGGCGGCATCGACTTCGCGTCGATCCCCACGGAGCGGAACGAGGCGGCGATGACGCGGACCCCGGCCTCCGACATCGCGGGGAAGTAGACCGTCTTCCCGGACAGCGGCGAACCGCTCACTGCTGCGCCCATGGGCGGAGGACCCCCTTGCTGTCGAGATAGGCCTCGCACCGGGTCACGTACCCGGCGTCGTTGCCGTGGCCGTCGAACTGCAGCGTCAGGTACGGGGACCCGGACGCCCTCGTGATGAAGTGTCGCACGAAGGAGTCGGGGCCGCACTTGAAATTCGTGATGAGGATCAGGTGGAATTTCGGCCGGTTCCGGGTCCACTTCGCCGCGGCGATGATCTTGCGGCCGTAGTTCCAGAACATGTTGTCGTTCACGTCACGGATGTCGATATCGTCCGTCGGGAGGAAGTCGATCGGGATCACGTTCCCACCGTACTGGTCCCGAAGCTTCGCCGGGATGTTCAGGTTCACGTCCCGGTCGTAGAGGTTGTACGGGCGCCCCAGCAGGACGATGGCGTCCGCCCCCGCCTTCTCGACCCGGTCGATCGCCTCCGCCCCCGAGACCTGCAGGAAGCGGCCGAGTTTCTCCTGCTCGCGGTACCCGTCGCGGATCCCCTCCCGGATCTCCTTCCGGGAGACGCCGAGCGGCCCGAAGCAGTCGAACAGGTCCTCCACAATATACTTCTCGCCGTCGCGGAACCGGACGGTGGGCGAGAGCAGCTTCTGCCGCAGCTCTTTTTCCCACTTGGGGACGGAGGCCACGACGAACGGCAGCGTTTGCCCCCAGGGGCAGAATTGCGACGCCGTGTGGGTGTGGACCGTCTCCGAGTTGATCACGTTCGGAAGGAAGAGGAAGTCGACTCCGGAGGCCAGCAGCGCTCCAACGTGCCCGTGGGCCACCTGGATCGGGTAGCACGGCTCGGCGACGGTCCGCTCGAACCCCTCGCGGGCGATCGCCTTGTCGGTGCGCGGCGACACCTTGACGCCGAACCCCATCCGCGTGAGAACCCCCTTCCAGAAGGGGAACCGCTCGTGGAAATACATCGCCCGGGGGAACCCCACCGTCCCGCGCGCCCCGCTCGTAGGGGTCTCCGCGACGAGCCGGTCGAGCCACTCGATCCGGCGCGCCACCAGGTCGTCGATCACCGGCTTCGTGTCGGTGCGAGCGGCCTTTCGGTACTTCTCGGAGCACTTGTCGCCCCAGTAGGTGCGGCTGTCGCCGATCCGGATCTCCTGCATGTCGCAGTAGTTGCTGCACCCCTTGCAGACGAACTCCCGCCGCCGGTAGTCGACCTTCGAGATGTCGAAGCCCCGGAACGTCGTGGCCTCCTTCGTCGCCCGGATCCTGTCCCGGGCGAGCAGCGCCATCCCGATCGCCCCGATCACCCCGTTATGCGGCGGGACGATGATCTTGCGGCCCAGCACCTGGGAGAAGGCGGCGGCCACCGCGTCGTTGTACGCCGTCCCTCCCTGGAAGTAGATCGTCTCGCCGATCTTCCGGCCGCGCACCACGCGGTTGAGGTAATTCATGACGACCGAGTACGCGAGGCCCGCCACGAGGTCGTTCTTCCGGGCGCCCCGGTAGAGATAGTTGTTCAGGTCCTGCTCCATGAACACGGTGCACCGCTCCCCCATGCGGACGGGGGCGTTCGAGGAGAGGGCCATCTCGGCGAACTCTCCCTTGATCCGGATTCCGAGCCGCTCCGCCTGCTCCTCGAGGAACGACCCGGTTCCGGCGGCGCACGCGTCGTTCATCGCGAAATCGGTGACCACGCCGTTTTCGAGGCCGATGAACTTGGAGTCCTGCCCGCCGATCTCGAAGATCGTATCGACCGACGCGTCGAAATAGCGCCGGCTGATGAAGGTGGAGCCGGTCTTGTGGGCCGTGATCTCGTCCTGGACCGTGTCGGCGCCGACCAGCTCGCCGATCAGCTCCCGTCCGGACCCGGTGGTCCCCACGCCGCGGATCGAGATCGTGTCGCCGAACTCGTCCCACAGTTCCTTCAGTCCGTCGGTCACCACCTGCACGGGACGCCCCTGCGTTCCGACGTAGATCTCCTTGAGGAGGTTCCCGTCCCAGTCCGTCACCGCGAAGTTCGTTGATACCGACCCGATGTCGATGCCGAGGAAGACCTCGGGCCGGCCCCCGGGCTTCGGGGGCGGCTGGACACGGTCGCGCAGGAAGACGACGTTCTCCGTCGTCAGGGGCGGCCACGAGGGGAACGCGCGCTCTTCCGGCTCCTCGACGGCCGGTCC
It encodes:
- a CDS encoding metallophosphatase family protein; the encoded protein is MNVAILSDIHSNFDALSAVESEFTRRRPDRIYHLGDLAGYNAQPEECIRWAMANTAAGVSGNHDAVACGRATGRNFHATARKAALWSRDRISPESRDYLSRLPVQRFIEGGALLVHGAPSEPGRYVDSVDHAAQELSTLFASVATGPIFFGHTHAAGGFVRRRDGRVEPVPAKEFRLLPGERALLNPGSVGQPRDRDRDASFLLFDTVDGTVTWVRVPYDVEAARRKVLDAGLPPEFADRLRDGT
- a CDS encoding acyl-CoA dehydratase activase, with the protein product MFLGIDVGSISMKFSLFLPEGSTELSEDLRGTFLDPEAVALPGAGKGYNLSYDRLLGDPVRKVPERLRRWLAVLGEGNVRAIAVTGRSGRQLAPLIGATYENDFRCLVKAITVTHPEVRTIFEMGGENAKVIRIEASGDAGLLTVKDYDTNGDCAAGTGSFIDQQAHRMKLQVEQVGEMVAHAASSARIAGRCSVFAKSDMIHAQQKGYSPEEILKGLCDAVARNFKSSINKGKDPVPKIALVGGLFENSGVVRAIRDAFGFSADDVVVPRGFAHMGALGAAAASAERAGGKAPVIAKGPAVEEPEERAFPSWPPLTTENVVFLRDRVQPPPKPGGRPEVFLGIDIGSVSTNFAVTDWDGNLLKEIYVGTQGRPVQVVTDGLKELWDEFGDTISIRGVGTTGSGRELIGELVGADTVQDEITAHKTGSTFISRRYFDASVDTIFEIGGQDSKFIGLENGVVTDFAMNDACAAGTGSFLEEQAERLGIRIKGEFAEMALSSNAPVRMGERCTVFMEQDLNNYLYRGARKNDLVAGLAYSVVMNYLNRVVRGRKIGETIYFQGGTAYNDAVAAAFSQVLGRKIIVPPHNGVIGAIGMALLARDRIRATKEATTFRGFDISKVDYRRREFVCKGCSNYCDMQEIRIGDSRTYWGDKCSEKYRKAARTDTKPVIDDLVARRIEWLDRLVAETPTSGARGTVGFPRAMYFHERFPFWKGVLTRMGFGVKVSPRTDKAIAREGFERTVAEPCYPIQVAHGHVGALLASGVDFLFLPNVINSETVHTHTASQFCPWGQTLPFVVASVPKWEKELRQKLLSPTVRFRDGEKYIVEDLFDCFGPLGVSRKEIREGIRDGYREQEKLGRFLQVSGAEAIDRVEKAGADAIVLLGRPYNLYDRDVNLNIPAKLRDQYGGNVIPIDFLPTDDIDIRDVNDNMFWNYGRKIIAAAKWTRNRPKFHLILITNFKCGPDSFVRHFITRASGSPYLTLQFDGHGNDAGYVTRCEAYLDSKGVLRPWAQQ